The Alosa alosa isolate M-15738 ecotype Scorff River chromosome 3, AALO_Geno_1.1, whole genome shotgun sequence nucleotide sequence GTGTTTTGTTGGTGAATTGCAGAGCTATGCAGACTCACAAGTCTTTCTAAAATGGGACATTTTATTCCCAGTCTAATTACAGGGTAGTAAATTGCAAAATAGCATCTGAGCATGTTTTTGACAGACCAAAGTTGCATACTTTCTGTGCATCAGAGAACAAGGTCAAATACTCTGGTAATCCATCATCTTTGAGGGTTTGAGATATTTTTTGCAGTCTAGAGATTGGAATTCTAAAGAGAAATGATGCTGCCTGAAAGCAAGAATGTAAAAATGAAAGCATTGTATAATGTAATGCATTGGGGGAAACTTAGACACTGCATAGGAATGCCATTTACTGGCCCAAGAACATTCAAGATTGAGATCCAGACAGCAGAGCATATACACAGGCATCATAACACAACTCAACAACTTGCAGAGCCTAATGTGATGAAAtacaggacaggacagaagtGCTGCAACAATATATTCCTTGATAAATGCATATCCATTTCTTTGGCTGAAGAATCTGAAGTAGATATAATCGAGTGCATTAGGATTTCAGCCATCAGAGGAGTGCTTTCTAACAGATAAACGCAACAATGGTTCTTACCTGAACATTAGAGATAGCACTCTGGGGGCCACATTATTACATCAGGATGTTTTCCTCTGAGCAAATGGCCTGAACCgagtttaaatatttatttataaaaaaaaaaaaaacagtagcacCAATATGCATGTCAGGAATATGTTCTAGTGCACtcttaattacattacattacatttagcagacacttaatGGATCCATTAGTCAGGGTTAGGCCTTTCTATTTCTTTTAAATTAGGATAGTCCACAAAACTATCAAgagaatatgaagagtttggctcGGCATAAGAGTTTGGCTTggtatagcgttttggaaccaaccTCTTCATATTGTTTTTGAACTGTCAAAGTAGTTTTTCTTGTTGCATCagctgtttgtatgtttgtgggcCCAAATTTAAAGCAACAATTTACCACTTTTTGAAGTACATATTTTAGGCATCTAGTTTCAGCCAGGGATgagcaaaaatacatcaaaatgtattttaaaataaaatatcaaataccctaattttaagtgtatcaaaataaactacaaaatacagtagccacgccatgtatcaaaataaaatactgtatttttatattttgaaaatactacAAATACTCTTTAAAGGGAGCATGAAATCACTTTGCATACCTTCCACATCTgttaatctattccttcatcagcACACTGACTGCTGATTAAGTGGGCAGTGTTTGAaagcaacagcttttctctgcctataAGACATGTCAAAAATCTGCAAACATCAACAGATCAACatgctgacctgcctgtaaCATCTCCTACTGTATcagtaatgtaggcctactcaagaagtcacaactgaacttgtcaagtggCACAAACCACTGAACCTATTGAGAGCCACAGAATTTGGGCTTAAAGCAAATGCAGTTCtgttaccttaaaataacggcTTCAAATTCATAATACACGAATAGCCTACGGAGAATGTCATTGTCAGGTTATATTtgactttttgagcaatgttgcagggGAACCACATAATGAGTTCCTTGGGTTCAATGATTGAAGTTCTCAAGAAATTGATggttaaagttctcaagaaacttgaggttggtatgacaCTCATCTTGCACTCATCTTCCTGATTCtcaataggctagcctacagggGACGCTGGCCAGATGCGCCGCTCCGTTTGGCCTAATTTTGTTTGATTATTGTCTAATATCTACATAACttgatttatatatttttttatttgtatattttattCGTTAACATATCAACTCGTTCGTTGTTTTTGTTgcgtttttttccctttccgtggtgtttttttgtctgtttttgcctAAGAGACGGCATTCCATTGAAAGACCGTTATCTCCGTAACATTTGCTATCTCATCAGCATATCAGTGGCTGTTTCCGTCGGTTGACAGTTGGGAGTAAGACTACTCATTCAATCTATGAACTTCAATGGCTGATGTAGTCGGTTGACTCTCAGCTGTGACATCAGTGGCTGATTTAGTCGGTGGACTGTCAGCTGGCCTAACGCAGGAGAAGGGCGCTTGCATAGCTCTCTTTGGACTGTCAGTGTGAGCATGCCTTGCTGATGTTGGCCCTACGATACACTGCCCTACAACTTTTGCAGTTGTCATCTTTCAACGCGGCTGTCAGCGAAAATGTGCTCCACCTCTGCCGGGCAACGGGGATATTACGCAGGAAACGCTAGATCCATCGAGGATCCGGTCGCACTGTTATCAAGCGGACAACAGAGGATGGTATCCTCCTGTATCCCTGTGTCCCTTCACTCAGGTACAACTCCTCAACTCATCTTCCTGGTGCCTGTCAACAGCGATGGTCTGATGAGCGCGACTCACCAGAGCGTAGGCCAACTGGCTCTGTCGTGTCAAAGCCATCTACCGAAGTTCTGCCCCAGCGATTACACAGCGAAGTGCAAAGAAAAAGGAATCATCTGCGAAAATGGATATAAACAACAAAAAGTCACATGCCAACTGACAGCGCACAAACTCTTGCTGGTGAGCGCTCATCTGATATTGGAGATCGTCTTTTGGCTATGCCTATATCGGACTTGTCACGACATTTTAAGACACGTAAAGGCCTTGGTTTTGTTCACATAAATGCCTTTTTTATGTGAACAAAACCAAGGCCTTTACATATCTTAAGGAGCCTTTTGCCAAAGATGGACATTTTAAAGTTGTGGGTTAATGACTCCAACCCTGACGTCATTGTGATTTCAGAAACTTGGTtgaatacagtaggcctataatatacttttttgatccccacacagtgaacacacagtgaggtgaagcacactaatcccggcgcagtgagctgcctgctacaacggggcgctcggggagcagtgaggggttagcagttaggtgccttgctcaagggcacttcagccgcggcccactggtcggtgctcaaaccggcaacaacaagtccagagtgctaaccagtgggccacggctgccccaatgttATTTCCCAATATTTATAccaatatttatattatactgAAATATtggtataatatatatatatatatatatatatatatatatatatatatatatattataccaATATTTCAGATATGTCCCTTTTTGGTTACAATATTTGCAAAGCTGATAGAGTTAAACGGGGTGGTGGCGTAGATATTTATGTTAGAAACAGTTTAAGCTTCTCTATACGTGTATCCACCTCTGTCCTGGGTCAGCCATTAACGTAAAACTGTCCCGGGTTAGCCATTAACGTAAAACTCGGTGGCTCTCTGGGTGCAGATCAGTTAGACCCACATCTCTTAAAGATTGCAGCCCCTGTCATTGCTGAACCTTTAactcacatttattttttatttaacattCTGCTCTGGTTCTATTTTTAGAAGTCTGGAAATCAGCCCTAGTGACCCCTCTGCATAAAGGAGGAGACCCAAGTGATTTGAATAACTATAGGCCAATCTCCAAGCTTCCATGTTAGCTATATGTTAGAATCCTTTGTAAATGAACAGCTTCGTTCCTTTTTGTCATCATATTCTATGTTAAGTCTTTATCAATCTGGGTTCAGAGCTGGCCACAGCACAATTACAGCAGCAACTGCTGTAGTAAATGATATAGCTACTGTTGTTGACAGTAAGAAACATTGTGCAGCTTTGTTTATTGACTTGGCAAAGGCTTTTGACACTGTTAATCACAGGTTACTTCTTGAAAAACTAACCTCTTTTGGTCTTGATGAAGTTTCCTTTAAATGGTTTCAAAACTACCTCTctaatagaacacagtgggtaGATGTGACAGGATCAACTTCAGAGTCATTGAGACTAAATAATGGTGTTCCACAGGGCTCAATTTTGGGACCACTGTTGTTTACATTGTATATCAATGACATCTGTGCTTCAATAGAACATTGCATGTAACACAACAAGTGCAtttctatgcagatgacacaatcCTTTATGCCTATGCACCATCTGTAGAGCAAGCCGTGTATATCTTCAATGTGCATTTGAAATCCTTGAAAGATCTTAAACTGGTTCTAAatgaagcaaaaacaaaatatatgatCTTTACTAGATCGAGAAAGTGTGACCTTGATGCCTATAACATTTGTTCCCTAAATGGGGCACAGATTGAGCAAGTTTCTCAATACAAATATCTGGGCATTTGGCTAGATAACAAACTCCTCCTATTTGTTTATAAGGCATTATATATTCTTTCAAATGGCTTGTTCACATACTGCATATTTCTTGATGACATCATCTGATTGTGACATGTTTTACTCAAGGAGAAGCAGCCACTTTTATAAAGCTAATTCTGTCATAACcagaggagagaaaaatagagaagATGCAATAGAAAGAAAGTGGTGCACAGTCTGTGGGCAGCATAACAGCAGTAGGAGTGGCGAGgaaggaaggggaggaggagggagaaagggaggggggtggggggtggagtagTGCATCACTGTTGACTGTGGCTCAGTTTTCCCAGCCTGCCTCCTTGCTCTGACTCAGACTAGCCTGTGCAGTGGGGAGCCTGGCAGTCAGGCGGTGAAAAACTGCCTGCTCTATCCCTAAACACGCCCTGTCCCCTGGGTCCTTATAGCTGTCTGGACAGTGATATTCCCCCTTCATTTGGTGAGTACCCTCTCAGTATTTTGACCCTGTGTGTTCATGCTTTGTATCAGTGAAACATTTGGTACTGTCATGGGTGAGAGTTCATCAAAACTTGCCTTTTTGCGTTGGTGCGGATTTCATCACTGTTTTCCAGTGCCCTCTTGTTTTCTTGTCTGGCTCACATTTCAACACATGGATTTCATTTGCTTTTCCCTTCAGCAATTTAGATGGCTGCTCTGCATTACAGCCAGCACCGCTCCAGTAACAGACTGTGAAGCTGAGAAATTGCAATCCTCTCTGAAATGCTTTCTAGCTTTTTAGCAGAGGTTTAATCAGTAATGTTGTTCTTTGGTTTTGTAGTGGAAGGGCCATTGTTAATCCATCAGCTGATTTCCCTTAGGAGAAATGTCTTAGTCATCCATTTCATTTACCCCACCGCAAGCAGGCCACATGTACAGCTCGAGGCCTCACTATCAGTTTAGCAGACATTCTGCCAGCTGATGAACTGAAGATGTTAAAGATGCCTTTGTTAGAGTTGGTACAATTCTCAAACAAGGGGCCTTTTTTCTCACAGGCCTGGAGTGTTTTTATGGCATTCACTCTTTTGTTTGTGACTGTTACGTGTTTTATCTGAGGAACCTCATAATTAAGCGGAGTTATTTTGGAACTTCAAAGGGAGTGGCcaaaaccaaataaaatatGAGCCCCCCAAGTCCCATTGTCAcagcttttccttttttcctttgGCACAGTTCAAAAGGATGTATAAATTTACAGCAGGATATCATTTTCTTTGTTAATCCACTTTAGCGGTTTACTGAGATAATCAGTAGAAACACACAGCCTATAAGCTGAACAAGCTAATTAAATACCCATAGATGTATTATTTGTAAGGACAGGATTGACTGTTTACTTCTTCTGTAGTGGTTAGTCACTCAAGAGTTAATTGTCAAAACCACAGAATTGTTTGCATATCATCACATGTTCTGATAGTGTGTTCAAAAGTTAACTTCTATCTCTTGTTAACCAGAGAACACACTATGATTCAAGGCACTCACTCTGTGACAAAAAAAATTTCTTTGGCAGAAAACCCTTGGCATGTGATAAATCAACTATGGAATCACCCCAAAAATTACGTAAGTTCTGCTTGCAAAACAGAATCATGGCAATATCTCATTTTTCAAATCCACCAAAGAGAGCAAGTAAATCTTTCAGCCACAAAAATAATCTCAGAAAATTGAAAGATTTTTTCTTCCCCTGTCCAGGTATTCAGGGTAATGAAAACCTTCAGCGCATGATGGCAGGAGCTATGTTGCGGAAGGTTAAGTCTCGTTCTTCAAAGAAACAACGCCATTTCAGATTGCAAGAAGACTTTGCAACTGTTGGGTACCAATCCAGTTGGACCAAAATGTCCAACTCTTCCTGTAAGAAATGCTCATGTGTAGTCCATTCCCTTCTATAATCCCTATAAATGGCTCAATAAACATAGCCTCACTGTTTTGCACTGGATGACTCAGTCTTTCCTGACACTTTTGCAGTCTCTGTATGTGATGTGGAGGTAGTGCGTGAGGGACATCAGTCAGAAGTCCTGCAAAGCCTCGCTCAGGAGTTTGCTGCAGAATGTTGCTTTACACTGGTGTTCCGAGGCCGCCGTGGCAACCTGGACCTGGTTGCTGAGACAGCAGAGGAGGCTCGGGCATGGATCCAGGGTCTTCGTGCTCTAATTGAGAATATGGAGAGCATGGATGAACGGGAGAAGCTTGACCAGTATCCTTATCAGAAGAGATAGACGATAAAATGTCAATTCACATGACCAACATGGTTGTCTCTTTCCTTAAATAACTTTTTTGCTTAGGTGGATCTGTGACTGGTTTGTTAAGgcagacaaaaacaaagatGGCAGGATGAACTTTAAGGAGATTCGTAAGCTTCTGAAAATGATGAATCTGGACATGAACGAACAGCATGCCATGCTGCTGTTCAAGGTAAGGACCCATTAATAGTGTTGTAAACATAGTTATGGTTATCTTGTTTTTTGACCGGTTGACATAATTGTGTTGttatttgtcttttgttttctttttcacagACAGCAGATAAATCTCAGACTGACTCTCTGGAGGCCGAGGAGTTTGTCGAGTTCTACAAAATGCTGACCGAGAGGAAGGAAATTCTGGAATTGTTCCAGGAGTACTCAAGTGATGGGGAgaaactgtctgtgtgtgatctgGTGGACTTCCTAAGGGAAGAACAGCTGGAAGGTGACACGAGTCAGCAACACGCTGTTGATCTGATTGACCGTTACGAGCCCTCAGACAATGGTATATACCACTACAATCACCCTCTTCCTCCACAATCAGTTACAGACCAGCCACAATGACCACCCACAATAACTAAATTAACACACAAGACAGAAACAACACCTCAATAAATAGCACATATCCACTTATCTTACATCATCCCTGTAGCATGAAATGATTTGTGCAGTGAATGGGGCATATTGCAGAGTGGGGCATATTGGAGTGTGGGGCATATTGGAGTGTGGGGCATATTGGAGAGTGGGGCATATTGGAGTGTGTGGGGCATATTGGAGTGTGGGGCATATTGGAGAGTGGGGCATATTGGCAGATAGATTAAAAGCTCATTCTTACCCAGTGTCCTGCTCTTCAAGCCAAATTGAAGGAGTCTGGTGTAAGAACAACCTAGGGCCTATTTTTGGATGAGAAGATAACAAATGTAAACTTTCTTTGGAGACCAAAACAATGTTAGTTGGTGCAGTTTTGAGATTAGGACTGAGATACGCATTTCCAACTAAAAGTATATATCATAGCCTTTGGGGGCATGCAGCTTTGCTACAACAAAGGAAATCACTCTTTGAAGCCATCTAGTGAGAAGAAAGTCCACACAAGTCGATCACCGAACTCTGTCCATGGACAGTACAGTAGCTTGTGCTGCATTTAATAACCTATTTGTATACGGACTTCTCCTAGAAGGATGGTGGGGACCAGGGGCCTCATAACAGAAACTTCCTAACTATGAAATCCTCTTATCTCAGTTTAAGATGACATTAAGGATTTATGGTATTACAGAAGCATGTTTCCTAACTGCTTTTAGGAACAAATCCTATCTCAACTTAAGATAGGAAGATTGAGACAGAACCATCCTCACTTTAAAATTTTCTAATTTAGTAATCCTAAGGATTGCACAGACCCTGTCCTAAATTCAAAATAACTGCCAAAATCCACTGCAGCAGACACCTGACACTGACACCATCAGTGCAGCCATAATGTTCAACAGCACTGCTAACTTATTCTTCTGTCAAAATTTAAAGCCCACCCATGCCAGTTAAGCTACTGTGAGATCAAATGTGTTCACAGATTTGTAGGTTCACCAGACCGCATTAATTGTAATTTGTGCTCTAATATCACAGCCTTTGGAACCAAATGACGTGGATGGTCCTCCATTATACATTtaggaacaaaattattcacaCCCCTGGAAAATATTGATTTTATGTTGATTTTCAAtctgaccaatatgtttgttcttactgaaaatgacactgtcacatgccaaaaggCTGTAAGACTTTCagcgttttcatcttttttacaAATGAAAAATGGTGTGTCCAAAATGAACCCTTTAGAAATAGTCAattggaaacatctttatttgccatcacaactctcaaaatggttATAAACGTACCAAGCctcttcatgtctccacaataATTGATGATGGATATGAACATGTGAGATGAATTAAACCGTTTGTCTTTCTTCTGTAGCTAAAAAACGGCAGGTCATGTCCATAGATGGCTTTCTGATGTACCTGTGCTCTTCTGAGGGCTCCATCTTTAACGCAGAACACCAGGGACTGTACCAGGACATGAGCCAGCCCCTGTGTCACTatttcatctcctcctcccacaACACCTACCTGCTGGAGGACCAGCTGAAAGGGGCCGAGTAGTGTGGAAGCTTACATCCAGTATGACACCTCCGAGGCTGTCCTGTCTTAAGATATATCAATGTGGCTAAAATGTAAATAGAGGATTATActcaaaacattaaaaaatccaCTATAGCAAGAAGCCAATGAAGAGGAAGCAGAGAATGAACCCCAGATCCTTTCTAACAGTATCTCATCCATTATTCACATGCTGTGATCCCTTAATAGTTCCAGTTTGCATGTCTTATTCAATAGGTCTTCAAAAGTTACACGCATGTGATGGAATCTTCCAAAATGTTCCCTACTTCCGTACTACACATGCAAACGTATTGATTAAAAGGAAAGGCAAGAAAACACCATGGGCAGCACTTTTAAAGGGAGCACTTAACTGAATTGTTCTCCCAGGAGGTTGATATGCTTTAGAAAAGGTTTATGATGGAATTGGATCATGACTCACTTCCTGTCCATTCTCATAAGGGCTCTGAAGCGAGGCTGCCGCTGTGTGGAAGTTGATTGCTGGGATGGCCCAAATGGAGAACCCATAGTTTACCATGGACATACCTTGACCTCCAAGATCCTCTTCAAAGATGTCATAGCCTCAGTGGCAAACTATGCTTTCAAAGTGAGATACTTACCTGAactcactatgggttgcctgaGCAGTATGTCCTGGACGGAATTCTGCTATCTGTGTACACATGATGTATTGATAAGGCTCTGTGACACTGTCTTTCCTCTTGTTAATCAGGTGTCGGAGTACCCTGTTATCATATCCTTGGAAAACCACTGTAGTATTGAACAACAAAAAGTCATGGCCAAGCACCTTAGCAGCATCCTTGGTAACAGTCTACTGAAATTCACATTGGACGGAAAAGTTCCCAGTGTGCTACCATCTCCAGAGGTGAGATAAATATGCCTTTCAACTCTGATTCtttgaaattatatttatattgaatatataaatgaaatattaaCCTTAATGACATAAGATGATCTCATTAGCAGTTTAAACCTGTCCTAttagtgtatgtactgtatatatatatattggtatCTGGTGTGACTGAGTATGAAGTAAGTATGAATGTATACTACTATGCACTAGAAGCATCTGTCCCATTATGTGTATGAGAGGGTATGGTTTTGTGGAAGGGTATGGCGTGAGTATGAATGTGAACCTCTAGGCACCAGAAGGAGTAGCACTAAATTTCGTTGTGACAATGTTTTACAATGTTTTTACAATGTCAAATAAAACGATTCTGAACATTCATTCAAGGAACATTTTATATTAGCTCTTAATGAACCTAAGCAGCATCAAACAAGATAATTAGTGTGATTGTTTGTGCTCATCAACACAACTACAAAGGCCTGTATTATATCTTACATCTATAACTTACATGTACTTCCATCTGCATTTTTTCCAGTCCATCAAATACCGAATGCTGCAGGAGGAAACCGCATGCATTGACATTATATACGGATgtgaaaatgttgaaaattgaACCTGTCCTGAAAACCTTTTTGATGAACTAAAGTTTTAGGTCACTGTGCAAATGTAATTGACACAATGTGGTCATAGCATGCAGAGGCCTTAACCATgaaatacagtacatacatgaaACACATGGTGTTATACATTGAGGTCCGACTCATTCCATTattctgttctctctttctatttatctgtgtgtgtatgtgccctgTTAGGCCCTGAGGGGGAAGATACTGATAAAAGGAAAAAAGATTGGTGGAGTTGAGAAAAATCTGGATGGAGCACAGGAGACCATCACAGGGGAAGTGAGCGATGAGGACGAAGCTGCTGAAATAGACAAAGACAGCTTACCACCTGAGGAAAGCCATGGAGAAAAGGTACTGGACagactgtctgttttttttttttttgcttgtctgtttgtttgtaaaaaaaaccttGCCAGGTGACTGAGTTTGCTGTGTAGACTTCTTTGAATTAAACTATTTTACAATAAATATGTCTCTTGCAGAAGTTGAAGCAAAGTCTGTGCAAAGAGCTATCAGATCTGGTGGTGTACTGTAAGAGTGTCCATTTCAGTGGTTTTGAGAAATCTCGTGAGACGGGAAAGTCCTACGAGATGTCCTCTCTCTCCGAATCCAAGGCCAGGAAACACATCAAAGAAGCAGGTGGGTCCATGCTACACAGCTGGAGTCAGCTTTGACATCAACTGAATTCACTTTAAGGAACAGTAGCAGAGGCCACTTAATAAAACAAATGCAACTGCATTGAGTGTTCTAACTGTTCTAACATAAAAGTGTTAAATGTCAGCTCGTTTCTGTTTGGATAGGGACAGAGTTTGTGCAGCACAACTCAAGGCAGCTGACCAGAGTATACCCTAGCGGGATGAGGACAGACTCATCCAACTACAGTCCTCAGGACATGTGGAATGTGGGATGCCAGATAGGTAAGAGTTTTATACGGTGGGTCTCATCAGATGAATTAGTATTTACCACTCTGGTTTTGGAAGTAATAATGCATATGTTTACCAACAACAGATATAGTGAACATTAAGATTAAtatttttgtgatgtttatgaAAAAATGTTGACCACCACTTGCTACATGTgccatattattatattattattataagctACACTCATATTAAGATACTCTAATAAGGTAAATCATGCATGGCTTATCAGTTTTATTTGTCTTCAATCACAGTGGCCCTGAATTTCCAGACAGCTGGCACTGAGATGGACCTCAATGATGGTCTCTTCAGTCAGAACAACTCTTGCGGCTATATTCTAAAGCCTGAGTTCTTAAGGCAATATGCCAGTACCTTTAATCCAGATAGACCCCAGGAGTTCTGCAACGATCATCCACAGAAACTCTTCATCAAGGTACCCAGCACCCATCACTGACCTACAGTCTACAGACAAGGATGGATTTTGATCAGTTAGTCCATGTTCTAAGCTAAACACAAGATAACACTAAGATGACACAAATCTTCCCTTTATCAAAGATAATTAGTGGTCAACAGCTTCCCAAATTAAGTAAGAAGGAAGGCTCGATTGTGGACCCGCTCGTCAGGGTAGAAATCTACGGTGTCCCCCAGGATCAGTCCAAACAAGAGACAAGACACATTGACAACAATGGTGAGTTGCAgttcttttgaaaaaaaaaaaagttcttttTCAGTATAGCATGTTTTCATTGCTCTCCTGAAGCGTCGTTGAAGCCAAAGAAAAGGTTTCAGTGATTTCATCCAAGCTATTTATGTCTGTTGCAGGATTTAATCCAGTATGGAATGAAAGCCTTCAGTTCAGCATCCACACTCCTGAGCTGGCTCTGGTGCGCTTTGTGGTGGAAGACCATGACACAACAACCAGGAATGATTTCATAGGACAGTACACCTTGCCTTTCACATCTATGTTACAGGGTAAGTCAGCCGCTGAATGAAAAATGCCATTTCCAATCACAAGAGAATAATTCCACTTTATGTACTGGGATATGGTATATTTGCAATCACAAGAGAATAATTCCACTTTATGTTCTGGGATATGGTATATTTGCAATGCAAGGAACATAAAGTATGTGTAATAAGTAGATGTATGCTTGTATGTTTGCAGGATATCGTCACATTCGTTTGCTGTCCAAAGACGGCACAAGTCTTGCTCCGTCCTCTCTGTTCGTACACATCCATATAGACCTTGCATGATGAACAGCTGACGCATTAGTACCAGCATGTTAAAAACATGACATCTTTACCTCATGTCcttttgctgtttttttatgAATAAGCTGAACACTATTCAATCACATCATTTTAAAAAGGAGCAGTGTTATTTGGCATTGTTAATGCATCAGAATGTTTTCTCTGAAGaagagtagatagatagatactttattaatcaCCAAGAGTAGGATTACTAGCATGCAAGATTttgcatgtgatgtgatactttTAAGCAAACTAGCCTTCATATGTTGTCTTATAttcatatatttcatatatgaattcattataaaaaaaacaaagtattCACAAACATGTCATgttatgcccccccccccttttcaaGGTTCTAATGCATTTCCTTAAGTGCCACAATTGTTCTAATGATGTCTTTGCAGAGCATGCAATTCAGTGTCCTGAACTGTATGATTCCTGCTGGTATACTAGCATAGAATTTCAGAATGATCTGTTTGTTCTGAAGAACCTTAGAAGGTGTAGAGGCCTTAATACTCAGTATTATCTTTTATCTGAATGAAATAGTTCAAGCACTTTTACATAACTAtgactttttaaaaaagtaattttcattttgtcattttatgACATAATTTCCAACTGTATTATTGTATTAATTTGCTGCTATTCatgtattattatcattattgtttGACACACTCATGTTGtgttaaaacaaataaatttcAGCAAGACCAAGTAAAGTGAAATGTCTTTTGTTAACAAGGTCCCTCAGTTACTTTTTCATGACCTGATTATTGAATGAAAACTAAACAACCCTAAGGCGAG carries:
- the plcd4b gene encoding LOW QUALITY PROTEIN: 1-phosphatidylinositol 4,5-bisphosphate phosphodiesterase delta-4 (The sequence of the model RefSeq protein was modified relative to this genomic sequence to represent the inferred CDS: deleted 1 base in 1 codon); the protein is MESPQKLRIQGNENLQRMMAGAMLRKVKSRSSKKQRHFRLQEDFATVGYQSSWTKMSNSSFSVCDVEVVREGHQSEVLQSLAQEFAAECCFTLVFRGRRGNLDLVAETAEEARAWIQGLRALIENMESMDEREKLDQWICDWFVKADKNKDGRMNFKEIRKLLKMMNLDMNEQHAMLLFKTADKSQTDSLEAEEFVEFYKMLTERKEILELFQEYSSDGEKLSVCDLVDFLREEQLEGDTSQQHAVDLIDRYEPSDNAKKRQVMSIDGFLMYLCSSEGSIFNAEHQGLYQDMSQPLCHYFISSSHNTYLLEDQLKGPSSVEAYIQALKRGCRCVEVDCWDGPNGEPIVYHGHTLTSKILFKDVIASVANYAFKVSEYPVIISLENHCSIEQQKVMAKHLSSILGNSLLKFTLDGKVPSVLPSPEALRGKILIKGKKIGGVEKNLDGAQETITGEVSDEDEAAEIDKDSLPPEESHGEKKLKQSLCKELSDLVVYCKSVHFSGFEKSRETGKSYEMSSLSESKARKHIKEAGTEFVQHNSRQLTRVYPSGMRTDSSNYSPQDMWNVGCQIVALNFQTAGTEMDLNDGLFSQNNSCGYILKPEFLRQYASTFNPDRPQEFCNDHPQKLFIKIISGQQLPKLSKKEGSIVDPLVRVEIYGVPQDQSKQETRHIDNNGFNPVWNESLQFSIHTPELALVRFVVEDHDTTTRNDFIGQYTLPFTSMLQGYRHIRLLSKDGTSLAPSSLFVHIHIDLA